The following proteins are encoded in a genomic region of Rhizobium sp. CCGE531:
- a CDS encoding sugar ABC transporter permease: MFSQIVSAIGAMIFGVAICAAYFWFSNKLLDLIFPAREGDDVHRAAVNLRRRGLIRPWLFLGPALFLLVVYLVYPVVATFILSFYGPDGSKFVGGANYLWALNDTEFRQSIFNNILWLAVVPAACTFFGLVIAVMTDRIWWGNIAKAVIFMPMAISFVGASVIWKFIYEYRGGTDTQIGLLNAIVKLFGGTPEVWITIPFWNNFFLMVMLIWIQTGFAMVILSAALRGIPEETIEAAVIDGANGWQIFWKIMVPQVWGTIATVWTTITILVLKVFDIVLTMTNGQWNTMVLANLMFNWLFRGGGDSGRSAVIALVIMVAVTPIMIWNIRRANAETKGR; encoded by the coding sequence ATGTTTTCGCAGATCGTATCGGCGATTGGCGCCATGATATTCGGCGTTGCCATTTGCGCCGCTTATTTCTGGTTCTCCAACAAGCTCTTGGACTTGATCTTCCCGGCAAGGGAAGGAGATGACGTCCATCGGGCGGCCGTCAACCTTCGACGCCGCGGTCTCATCCGCCCCTGGCTGTTCCTGGGGCCGGCGCTGTTCCTGTTGGTCGTCTATCTCGTCTATCCCGTCGTGGCGACGTTCATCCTGTCCTTCTATGGACCGGACGGCAGCAAATTCGTCGGCGGCGCCAACTATCTCTGGGCGCTCAACGACACCGAATTCCGCCAATCGATCTTCAACAACATCCTCTGGCTTGCCGTCGTGCCGGCCGCCTGCACCTTCTTCGGCCTTGTCATCGCCGTCATGACCGACCGCATCTGGTGGGGCAATATCGCCAAGGCGGTCATCTTCATGCCGATGGCGATCTCCTTTGTCGGCGCCTCGGTCATCTGGAAGTTCATTTACGAATATCGTGGCGGCACCGACACGCAGATCGGCCTCCTGAATGCGATCGTCAAGCTTTTCGGCGGCACGCCGGAGGTCTGGATCACCATTCCGTTCTGGAACAACTTCTTCCTGATGGTGATGCTGATCTGGATCCAGACCGGCTTTGCCATGGTCATCCTCTCGGCGGCCCTGCGCGGCATTCCGGAAGAAACCATCGAAGCCGCCGTCATCGATGGCGCCAATGGCTGGCAGATCTTCTGGAAGATCATGGTGCCGCAGGTATGGGGCACGATCGCCACGGTCTGGACCACCATCACCATCCTCGTCCTCAAGGTTTTCGATATCGTGCTCACCATGACCAACGGTCAGTGGAACACGATGGTCCTTGCAAACCTGATGTTCAACTGGTTGTTCCGCGGCGGCGGCGATTCCGGCCGAAGTGCCGTCATAGCGCTCGTCATCATGGTCGCGGTGACGCCGATCATGATCTGGAACATCCGTCGTGCAAACGCAGAAACGAAGGGGCGCTGA
- a CDS encoding alpha-glucosidase yields MSIALQSASEVDKDWWRGAVIYQIYPRSYQDSNGDGIGDLKGIAVRLPHVAALGVDAIWISPFFTSPMRDFGYDVSNYEDVDPIFGSLADFDAMMTEAHRLGIKVMIDLVLSHSSDRHPWFVESRSGKNNPKADWYVWADAKPDGTPPSNWLSIFGGSAWAWDPTRMQYYLHNFLTSQPDMNLHNPEVQERLLDVVRFWLDRGVDGFRLDTINFYFHDKELRDNPALEPARRNASTAPAVNPYNFQEHLYDKNRPENLEFLKRFRAVLDEYPAIAAVGEVGDSQRGLEIVGEYTSGGDKMHMCYAFEFLSPDALSPDRVEEVMKDFAAAAPEGWACWAFSNHDVVRHISRWGNLVADRDAFAKLYAALLLTLRGSVCLYQGEELALTEADLAYQDLQDPYGIQFWPEFKGRDGCRTPMVWDSQVTQGGFSTVKPWLPVPVEHILRAVSVQQGDETSVLEQYRRFLAFRKQHPAFAKGEIAFWEPQGDVLVYSRTYAGETILCAFNMSPVEAMVALPDGNWQVLTGHGFTSNNYGNKIDIPAWSAYFARLA; encoded by the coding sequence ATGAGCATTGCTCTTCAATCGGCTTCGGAAGTTGACAAGGACTGGTGGCGCGGCGCGGTGATCTATCAGATCTATCCGCGCTCCTATCAGGACTCCAACGGCGACGGCATCGGCGACCTCAAGGGTATCGCCGTCCGTCTGCCGCATGTCGCAGCACTCGGTGTCGACGCGATCTGGATTTCGCCGTTCTTCACCTCGCCGATGCGTGATTTCGGCTACGACGTCTCCAATTACGAAGACGTCGACCCGATCTTCGGCTCGCTGGCCGATTTCGATGCGATGATGACGGAAGCCCATCGCCTCGGCATCAAGGTGATGATCGATCTGGTGCTGTCACATAGCTCGGATCGTCATCCTTGGTTCGTCGAAAGCCGTTCGGGCAAGAACAATCCCAAGGCTGACTGGTACGTCTGGGCCGACGCCAAGCCGGATGGCACGCCGCCCAGCAACTGGCTGTCGATCTTCGGCGGCTCGGCCTGGGCGTGGGATCCGACCCGCATGCAATATTACCTGCACAATTTCCTGACCTCGCAGCCGGATATGAACCTGCACAATCCCGAAGTGCAGGAGCGCTTGCTTGATGTCGTGCGTTTCTGGCTCGACCGCGGTGTCGATGGCTTCCGCCTCGATACGATCAACTTCTACTTCCACGACAAGGAACTGCGCGACAATCCGGCGCTGGAGCCCGCGCGCCGCAACGCCTCCACCGCGCCGGCGGTCAATCCCTATAATTTTCAGGAGCATCTCTACGACAAGAACCGTCCCGAGAACCTGGAATTCCTGAAGCGTTTCCGTGCCGTGCTCGACGAATATCCGGCCATCGCCGCCGTCGGCGAAGTCGGCGACAGCCAGCGCGGCCTTGAGATCGTCGGAGAGTACACCTCCGGCGGCGACAAGATGCATATGTGCTACGCCTTCGAATTCCTGTCGCCGGACGCGCTGTCGCCAGATCGCGTCGAGGAGGTCATGAAGGATTTTGCAGCGGCCGCTCCCGAGGGTTGGGCCTGCTGGGCGTTCTCCAATCATGACGTCGTGCGCCATATCAGCCGCTGGGGCAATCTGGTCGCCGATCGCGATGCCTTCGCCAAGCTTTATGCGGCGCTGCTGCTGACCCTGCGCGGTTCCGTCTGCCTCTATCAGGGCGAGGAACTGGCGCTCACGGAAGCCGATCTCGCCTATCAGGACCTGCAGGATCCTTACGGCATTCAATTCTGGCCGGAGTTCAAGGGCCGCGATGGCTGCCGCACGCCCATGGTCTGGGACAGCCAGGTTACGCAGGGCGGCTTTTCCACCGTCAAGCCCTGGCTGCCGGTGCCGGTCGAGCACATCCTGCGCGCCGTCAGCGTCCAGCAGGGCGATGAGACTTCGGTGCTGGAACAGTACCGCCGCTTCCTCGCCTTCCGCAAACAGCATCCGGCCTTCGCCAAGGGCGAGATCGCGTTCTGGGAGCCGCAGGGCGACGTGCTCGTCTACAGCCGCACTTATGCCGGCGAGACCATTCTTTGCGCCTTCAACATGAGCCCTGTCGAAGCGATGGTGGCTCTGCCTGACGGGAACTGGCAGGTGTTGACGGGACACGGCTTCACCAGCAACAACTACGGCAACAAGATCGATATTCCGGCCTGGAGCGCTTATTTCGCGCGTCTTGCCTGA
- a CDS encoding carbohydrate ABC transporter permease: MIGNLGRIGPARIFVHAAVLLIVLLWLLPTLGIFVTALRDRDQIVASGWWTAFAGSSRTTAARLDGPDKAKPDGANFVISGALTVEGGGKIQSFGLRVQEPAAYKAGSPAQLENGETLTINADGSYRYQKSGAFEADARAKRVYLTVATPPQFTLDNYRGVLGGEGIGQSFINSLTVTIPATVIPILIAAFAAYALAWMEFPGRAILIALVVGLIVVPLQMSLIPLLRIYNEIGQIFGVPSKTYPGIWMAHTAFGLPLAIYLLRNYISGLPKEIIESARVDGASDFDIFVKIILPLSFPALASFAIFQFLWVWNDLLIAMVFLGTDKDHLVLTAALNALLGSRGGNWEILTASAFVTIIIPLLVFFGLQRYLVRGLLAGSVKGG, encoded by the coding sequence ATGATTGGAAATCTCGGTCGTATCGGTCCCGCCCGCATCTTCGTTCATGCCGCGGTGCTGCTCATCGTCCTCCTCTGGCTGCTGCCGACGCTCGGCATCTTCGTCACTGCGCTGCGCGACAGGGATCAGATCGTCGCTTCCGGCTGGTGGACGGCGTTTGCCGGTTCCTCGCGCACCACGGCCGCCCGTCTCGACGGGCCGGACAAGGCAAAGCCCGATGGCGCGAATTTCGTGATATCAGGCGCGCTTACTGTTGAAGGCGGCGGCAAGATCCAGTCCTTCGGTCTGCGCGTGCAGGAGCCGGCGGCCTACAAGGCCGGCTCGCCTGCGCAACTGGAGAACGGCGAGACCCTCACCATCAACGCCGACGGCAGCTACCGCTATCAGAAGAGCGGCGCGTTTGAAGCCGATGCGCGCGCCAAGCGGGTCTATTTGACCGTCGCCACGCCGCCGCAATTCACCCTCGACAACTACCGCGGCGTGCTCGGCGGCGAGGGCATCGGCCAGTCCTTCATCAACTCGCTGACGGTGACGATCCCGGCGACGGTCATTCCGATCCTGATCGCCGCCTTTGCGGCCTATGCGCTGGCCTGGATGGAGTTTCCCGGACGCGCGATCCTGATCGCGCTCGTCGTGGGCCTGATCGTCGTGCCGCTGCAGATGTCACTGATCCCGCTCCTGCGTATCTATAACGAGATCGGCCAGATCTTCGGCGTACCGTCGAAGACCTATCCGGGCATCTGGATGGCGCATACGGCCTTCGGCCTGCCGCTCGCCATCTATCTGCTGCGCAATTATATTTCCGGCCTACCCAAGGAGATCATCGAATCCGCCCGCGTCGACGGCGCCAGCGATTTCGATATCTTCGTCAAGATCATCCTGCCGCTGTCGTTCCCGGCGCTTGCCTCCTTCGCGATCTTCCAGTTCCTCTGGGTATGGAACGACCTCTTGATCGCCATGGTGTTCCTCGGCACCGATAAGGACCACCTGGTCCTGACAGCCGCTCTCAACGCGCTGCTCGGCTCGCGCGGCGGCAATTGGGAGATTCTGACGGCATCGGCCTTTGTCACCATCATTATTCCGCTCCTCGTCTTCTTCGGTCTGCAGCGCTATCTCGTGCGCGGTCTGCTTGCCGGGTCGGTGAAGGGGGGCTGA